TTCGAGCAGGATGTGTGCACCTACGCCGCCGTGAACCGCGATGCCGTGCTGGTGGCCGCCGCCGGCAACACGTCCGGCGACATCCTGTTTTACCCCGCTTCCTACGACCACGTGCTGTCGGTGTCGGCCACCGATGCTACCGATAGCAAGGCCAGCTTTGCTACCTACAGCCGGCGCATCGACCTAGTGGCACCGGGCGTCAATATTGCTATTGCGTATGGCCGGCCCACGACCACCGCCGCCGGCCCGCCCGATACCGACTACTGGCACGGCTCGGGCACCTCTTTTGCGGCGCCGCAGGTAGCGGGCGCGGCGGCACTGGTGCGGGCACGCTTTCCGCAGCTCACGGCCGAGCAGGTGATGGCTCAGCTGCGCCGCACCGCCGATGCCAGCATCTATGCCTTAGCGGCCAATGGCAATTACCAGGGCTACCTGGGCACCGGCCGCCTTAATATTGCCCGGGCCGTGGCCGGGCTCAGTCAGCGTGAGGCGCGGGTGGTGCGTAGCGCATTCAGCCCGGTGCAGCCGGCCGGCTACGCGCCCGGCGATACCATCCGGCTAGCCACTACGGTGCGCAACCTGCTGCTGCCCGTCGGGGGCCTTACCGTGACGCTGCGCTCGTTGTCGCCTTACCTCACCGTGCGCCGGGGTACGTTTGCGGCTGGTAATCTTGCTACGCTGAACGAGGCCAGCAACGACGCCGCACCTTTTCGACTAGCGGTAGCGGGCACGGTACCGCTCAATACTACGGCCACCCTGAACTACCACCTGGTAGGTGATAACGGTTATGTGTCAGACCAATACGTAGATGTGCTGCTTAATCCTGACTACGTGCAGCTTGATGCCGGCAATATCAGCCTGAGCTTGACCAGCCGGGGCAATCTCGCTTACGACGACCCCACGGCCGCCGTGGGCCGGGGCCTGAGCTACCGGGGCAGCACGCCGCTGCTCAGCGAAGGGGGACTGCTGCTGGCTACTTCGCCCACCCGCGTGGCCGACCACCTGCGGGCTAGCCCCGGCACGGTGCGGCAGTCATTTTTTACGCTGGCCCAGGTGCGGCGGCTAGCCCCCGGCCCCCGCGCCGACCAGGAGGCGCGCGGAGTGTTTCGCGACTCGCTGCCCGATGCCAAGCTGCCCCGCTCGGTGGGCGTGCGCGTGCGCCAGCGCGGCCAGAGCTGGGCTAGCCCGGCCGCCCGGCGCAACGTAATTCTGCTTGATTATTCGCTGCGCAACCTCACCGCCGATACCCTGAAACCCCTCTACGCCGGCCTGTTTGCCGACTGGGACCTGCCCGGTGAGGCCGCCCGCAACGTGGCCCGCTGGGACTCAGTCAGCCGCATGGGCTACTGCTACGACCCCTTGGCCCCGCGCTTCTACGCTGGGGTGCAGGTGCTGGGGCCGCGCCCGACGGGCATCTACTCCATCGACAATGCCGCACCGGTAGGTACGCCCATCTACCTCGGCGATGGCTTTAGTCCGGCCGAAAAATACCTGGCCCTGCGCGATGGCTTCGGCCGGGCGCACCGCCAGGCCGGCACCGATGCGCAGGGCTCCGATGTGTCGCAGGTGGTCAGCACCCTGGTGCCCCGGCTAGCCCCCGGCGACTCGGCCACGGTGGCCTTTGCCGTGCTGGTGGCACCCACGCTGGCCGAGCTGCAGGCGGCGGCTAAGGCCGCTACGGCGGCCTACCAGCAACCGCTGGCTGCCGTGCCCGTGGCGGCGGGGGGCACGTGGCAGCTTTATCCTAACCCAACCACTGGCCGCCTGCACGTGGCCTTACCCGCCAGCCTGGGGCCGGCCACGGTGCAGGTACTCGATGCCCTGGGGCAAACCGTGAGTTCGGCGGGGCTGCCTAGCGGTGGTGGTGAGCTGGACCTGGCTAGCTTATCCCGCGGGTTGTACATAGTGCGTGTAGTAGGCACCAGCTTGGTGCAGCGCGTGGTGCGCGAATAGCCAGCCCCGCAAACACGCAAAAGGCCTGGCTTTCAAGCGAAAGCCAGGCCTTTTCAATAAAGGCAAGTGCCCGCAGTTACATGCCCGACGACGAGCGCATAGCGGCGCTGTCCTTCATCATGCCTTTGCGGTGCATGCCTTTGTGATGCATTTTCATATCGTCACCATCCATTTTCATATCGCCCTTGCGGGGCTTGGTGGTAGCTTTCATGCTGTTGCCGGCGTCGTCTTTGCCCTTAACCTTCATTTTGCCATCGCTGGCTACTTTGGTTTTTACGGTCATGCCGTCGGCCGTCGTAATGGTTTTATCGCCGCCATCTTTGGTAACCGTGGTGGGAGTCGTCTGCGCCAGTACCGTAGTAGCGGCCAGCAGGCCGAGGGCTACCGCGGAGAAAAGTGTCTTTGTCATAATCAGAAACAATACAAGGTGTGGGCGCTATACGGCTAGCCGGGGGGCGAAGGTTATGGGGCGGCGGGCTAGGGCCGGCGGTTCACGGCGTTCAGGTCTTCGAAGGCCGCCTTGAGGCGCGCCACGAACGTTTTTTCGCCTTCGCGCAGCCACACGCGGGGGTCGTAGTACTTCTTGTTGGGCGAGTCGGGGCCGCTGGGGTTGCCAATCTGGCTTTGCAGGTAGCCCTCGTTTTTCACGTAGTAGTTCTTGATGCCTTCCCAGAACGCCCACTGCAGGTCGGTGTCAATGTTCATCTTGATGGCGCCGTAGCCGATGGCTTCGCGGATTTCCTCCTGCGACGAGCCCGAGCCGCCGTGGAAAACGAAGTCGATGGGCAGCGCGGCTTCGATGCTGTGCTTCTGGCGCAGGTGCTCCTGCGAGTTGTGCAAAATCTTGGGCTGCAGCTTCACGTTGCCGGGCTTGTACACGCCATGCACGTTGCCAAAAGCCGCCGCAATGGTAAAGCGGGGGCTGATTTCGCTCAGCTGCTCGTAGGCGTAGGCCACTTCCTCGGGCTGGGTGTAGAGCTTTGACGAGTCCACGTCGGAGTTGTCTACGCCGTCTTCCTCGCCGCCGGTCACGCCCAGCTCGATTTCGAGCGTCATGCCGATTTTGGCCATCCGGGCCAGGTATTCTTTGCAAATGTGGATGTTCTCCTCAATCGGCTCCTCCGACAAGTCGAGCATGTGCGAGCTGAACAGCGGCTGGCCGTGCTCGGCATAGTATTTCTCACCGGCGTCGAGCAGACCATCAATCCAAGGCAGCAGCTTTTTGGCGGCATGGTCGGTGTGCAAAATCACGGGCACGCCGTAGGCTTCGGCCATCAGGTGCACGTGGTGGGCACCCGAAATGCCGCCCGCGATGCTGGCTTGCTGCTTGTCGTTGGCTAGCCCCTTGCCGGCAAAAAACTGCGCGCCGCCGTTCGAGAACTGAATAATAACCGGCGAGTTGAGGTCGCGGGCGGCTTCAAGCACGCCGTTCACGGTGTCGGTGCCGGTCACGTTCACGGCGGGCAGGGCGTAGCCGTGGGTTTTGGCGTGTTGAAAGAGGGCCTGCACTTCGTCGCCGTGCAGCACGCCGGCGCGCAGGCCGGTAAGGGTGGAATTTGCCATAAGTAAAAAAGGCGGAACAACAGGCTCCGCGCCCGCAAAGAAAACAGCTATCGGGTGGTTTTGATAGGAACCCGGCAAATGCCCGCCAAAAACCAGGGCTAGCCTATTTCCAGGTCACGACCAGCGGCGAGGCCAGGCGCTGCGCAAACTCGGCCAGGTAGGCGTCCCAGGCGGCAGCTGAGGCAAACTGCCCGCTCTTCTGCCAGCCAAAACCGGCGTAGAAGATAACGGTGCCCTGCTGCGGCTTGGTCACCATATATAGCTGGCTCTGGTCTTTTTCGGCGCTGCGGTGGTCTTGGTAGTCAAGCACGTAGCTCGGGGCCACTACTACGCCGGTGCCCAGGTACGAGTCGTCGATTTTCTCCCAGTAGCGGCACCAGCCGGCGGGGCGGTCGGCCTTCACGTCGCCCTTGGCTTCGTGCAGGGTCAGGCCGATGGTGCAGTTGGGCAGGGGCTTGTCGGCCGCAATCTGCTCCTCGTAGCGGGTCAGGTTCGAGCCCAGGTCGAGGCTGATGATTTTCTTCTCCGTTACCTGCCGCCCATTGGCCTCCCAGGGCGCGTAGGTCAGCTCAAACACGGTGCGGATGGGCCCGGTAGCCAGCACTTTATAGCTAGCGAAGTTGCGTGACGTGTACAGCTTATCACCCACCAGAACGCCGGTGCCGCCCACGCCGCGGCTGCTGCCCACGTGGTAGGGGTCGTAGCCCTCGCCGGTGTCGGTGTGATAGGCAAAGGGCTTTTCGTGCACGTGGCGGCCATACCACTTGTCGATAATGGGGTAGCTCACGCGCTTCAGCCAGCAGTCTATGCCGCTGCTAAGGGTACCGGCGGGGTCTTTTTTGTCGTAGAGCTCCTGGGCATTGGGGCCGTAGGTGCGGAAGGCTACGCGGTCGTTTTCCCAGGCAAAGTCGTCGGTGCGCTCGGGCACGAAGCGGGCGAAGGTGGTGAGGGGGCTAGCGGGTACGGGCTCGCCACTGGCCGCCACCGTGAAGGCCAGCGTGGCGCCGGCCGGCACCTCGGTTTGAAACAGCAGTTCGTCGGGCTTGCCGTCGCCGTTGTTGTCCATCAATTGGCTAACCAGTAGTTTATTAGCCTTAGCCTCGCGCACCCGCAGGCTAGCCGGCGCCAGCTGGCGCACGGCCGCCGGCAGCTGCGCCAGCGGCAGGCTGATGGTTTCGGACTGGCGCGCCAGCCTCAGCTTGTTACGCACGGTGATGGTGGCGGTGGGGGCGGGCGCCAGGGCGGCACCAAGCCCGAGCGCCGCCAGGGGCAGGGCAAACAGGAGCGGTTTCATGAGTAAAGCAGGCTAGCGGAGGTCGGCGAGGGCCACGGCGTTCATGTCGGTGTATTCGAGGTTTTCGCCGGCCATGCCCCAGATGAAGGCGTAGGCGCTGGTGCCGCAGCCGGTGTGAATGGACCAGGGCGGCGAGAGGATGGCCTGCTCGTTGCTGACCCACAGCGGGCGCGTCTCGCTGGGCTCGCCCAGCAGATGTAGCACGCGCTGGCCAGCGGGCAGGTTGAAGTAGAGGTAAGCCTCCATGCGCCGGTCGTGCACGTGCGAAGGCATGGTGTTCCAGACCGAGCCCGGCTTGAGCTGCGTCAGGCCCATCACGAGCTGGCAGCTGGCAATGCCTTCGCTGAAAATGTACTTGTAGATGGTACGCTGGTTGGCCGTTTCCAGCGCGCCCATTTCCACCGGCGTAGCCTCGGCCTGGGTGCGGCGCGTGGTGGGGTACTCCTTGTGGGCCGGCGCTGAGAGCAGGTAGAACTTGGCCGGGCTCGCCGCGTCGAGGCTGCGAAACGCGACCTGCTGGCTGCCGCGCCCTACGTAGAGGCAGTCCTGCGAGCCGAGCGCGTAGGTCGTGCCATCGACTACGATTTCGCCCGCGCCGCCCACGTTGAGGGCGCCCAGCTCGCGGCGCTCCAGAAAGTAACTGGCCTTGAGGCTCTCGGGGCAGGACAGGGCTAGCGGGACCTCGGTAGGCATGGCGCCGCCCACCAGCATGCGGTCGTAGTGCGTGTAGGTCAGCTCGATGGCGCCGGGCGTAAAGATATTCTCAAGCAGAAAATGCTGGCGCAGGCCAGCCGTGTCGAGGCGAGCGGTTTCGCGCGGGCCGATGGCAAAACGTTGGGTCATAATGTAGGAAGCAAATAAGGAAGAGGAGGTAGCGCGAAGCCAGCGCTTCGCGCTACTGGTTTAGCGGCCCATCCAGCCACCGTCCACAGTGAGGATGGTGCCGTGCACGTAGTCGCTGGCGGGGGAGGCCAGGAACACGGCGGGTCCTTTGAAGTCGGCGGGCTCGCCCCAGCGGCCGGCCGGGATGCGCGAAAGGATGCTGGCCGAGCGGTCGGCATCCTGGCGCAGGGCGTTGGTATTGTCGGTGGCGATGTAACCGGGGGCGATGGCGTTCACGTGCACCCCGCGGCCGGCCCACTCGTTGGCCAGCGCCTTCACCAAGGAGCCGATGGCGCCCTTGCTGGCCGCGTAGCCCGGCACGTTGATGCCGCCCTGAAAAGTGAGCAGCGAGGCCGTGAAGATGATTTTGCCGCCGCCCTGCTGCAGCATGCGCCCGCCCACGGCGCGGGCTAGCCGGAAGGGCGCGTCGAGGTTCACGCTCAGCACGTCATCCCAATCTGCATCAGAGTGCTCGGCGGCCGGCGCGCGGCGAATGATGCCGGCGTTGTTGACCAGAATATCAATGCGCTCAAAGTCGGCCAGCACTTGCTGGGTGAAGGCGTCGGCGCTGGGGCGCTGGCTGAAATCGGCCTGGTAGGCGTGAAACTGCCGGCCCAGGGCTTGCACCTGGCGGCCGGTGTCGCCGCCATCGGCCGCCAGGCTGGCCGATACGCCAATGATGTCGGCGCCGGCTTCGGCCAAGCCCAGGGCGATGCCCTGACCAATGCCGCGGTTGGCACCCGTCACGAGGGCTAGCCGGCCGGTTAAATCAAACGAAGAAAGCTGCATGCAAAAAAGTAACTAATTGAATTAGAGGGCGTGGTCGGTATGCACGTCTTGCCCCGACCAGATGCGGCGGGCAGTCCAGTCTTGCGCCGGGCTAGCCCAAAAGGCGTGCGTGGCCGGCAGGCCCAGCGGCAAAAACGCCGTGGTGCACAGATAGAGGCTGCCCGTCGAAATGTAGGTTTCGCCGATGCCCGGCTGGTGGCCGCAGAGGCCAATTTGCAGCCAGCCCTGCGCATCAAAGGTGCCCGGCGCCTCCAGCGTGCGCCGGATGACGGCCGTGAGCGCGCCGCGCGCCTGCCCGGCCGGCAGCGCCTCGGGCAGCAGGCCCTGCAACGCGCACTGCGCCAAGTGCTGAAATGCCCCGCAGCGGTAGGCTAGCGAGCGGCCGAAGGCGGCAAACGAGCCATCGGGCGCCACCAGCCGCTCCTGCACGGCGGCGTAGCGGCGGGCGCGGGTGCGCAGGGTTTCGAGCAGTTCGGGGCGCTCTTTGCCGGCAGCTACCAGCGTGCCCACTACATCGAGCAGCATGGGTTGAATGACGTAGCTGTTATAGTAATCCCAGTGAAAATCAGGCCCATCGCCGTAGGTGCCATCGCCCTTATACCAGGTTTGGTGCTCCCGAATAGCGTAGTCCATACGCATGAGGTCGCCGCTACCCGTGAATTTCAGTAGTGCCGCCTCGATGATGGCGCTGAACAAGAGCCAGTTGCTATACACTGGCTTGATAACGCGGGTGCTTTGCAGCGCCTGTACCAGCTGCGTTTGGGCGGCGGCGGGCAGCTTTTCCCAAAGATGGCTAGGGGCCCGCAGCAGCGCGTGGGCCAGAAAAGCGGCATCGACCACCGGCTGTCCGCCTTGATTAAAATTCAGGAAGTCAGCATCCTGCGGACTAACGGCGTGGGCGATGGCCTGGCGGGCCTGCTCGGCGGCGCGCTGCTGGCGGGCGGCTTCGTCGGCCGGCACGTCTTTTAGCTCGAGCCAGGGGGCTAGCCCGGTGAGGGTGCGGCCCAGGGCTTCGAGGTGCGTCACGGCGCGGCGGCCTTCTTGCTGGCCGGGCGCGGCCTCAACGGGCATGGTGGCTTTCAGGCGACCGGCGGCGGCATTGGTGAGCACCGACTCGACTACGCGCAGCAGGGTGGCTAGCCAGTAGGCGCGGTCGTTGGTCGGGCGAGCGGACGAGTGCGCCGCCTCGGGCGGGCTAGCCGCGGCCCAGCCGCTGGCCGGCACCGCCAGAGCCGATAAGCCGGTAGCCGCGCGGCCCACGAAATTGCGGCGGTTCATGCGCGCTTAGGGCTTGAGCTTGATGACTTCGGAGCCGGCCAGCAGGTAGGCGCCGGTGCCGTACACCTCCCAGCTATCGGCCGAGAAGTCGCGGCGCGGGTCGGCGCCGATGGGCTGCACCCAGCCCACGCGGCC
The genomic region above belongs to Hymenobacter sp. BRD128 and contains:
- a CDS encoding S8 family peptidase, translating into MRLFYTLLGFVCWLLALPGLAGPPTVPGRLVLKLHAEAGSAAAGLGALRPALAALHATSITQKFPLSQLPNTERPGSVNLRQVYELTVPASLALAKARAQLLATGVVEYVEPLYIREPQYQPNDPLADSTAANNQYHLRLTQAYRAWDFTKGDTSIVIGMTDTGIRYTHEELLHQVKYNYADPINGKDDDGDGYVDNFRGWDFSNNNNDPMYEAYTGHGTQASSIVAGQADNGKGLAGVGFKSKFLPLQVFPGTPTGSFAGYEAIVYAADHGCRVINMSWGGAGGYSRFEQDVCTYAAVNRDAVLVAAAGNTSGDILFYPASYDHVLSVSATDATDSKASFATYSRRIDLVAPGVNIAIAYGRPTTTAAGPPDTDYWHGSGTSFAAPQVAGAAALVRARFPQLTAEQVMAQLRRTADASIYALAANGNYQGYLGTGRLNIARAVAGLSQREARVVRSAFSPVQPAGYAPGDTIRLATTVRNLLLPVGGLTVTLRSLSPYLTVRRGTFAAGNLATLNEASNDAAPFRLAVAGTVPLNTTATLNYHLVGDNGYVSDQYVDVLLNPDYVQLDAGNISLSLTSRGNLAYDDPTAAVGRGLSYRGSTPLLSEGGLLLATSPTRVADHLRASPGTVRQSFFTLAQVRRLAPGPRADQEARGVFRDSLPDAKLPRSVGVRVRQRGQSWASPAARRNVILLDYSLRNLTADTLKPLYAGLFADWDLPGEAARNVARWDSVSRMGYCYDPLAPRFYAGVQVLGPRPTGIYSIDNAAPVGTPIYLGDGFSPAEKYLALRDGFGRAHRQAGTDAQGSDVSQVVSTLVPRLAPGDSATVAFAVLVAPTLAELQAAAKAATAAYQQPLAAVPVAAGGTWQLYPNPTTGRLHVALPASLGPATVQVLDALGQTVSSAGLPSGGGELDLASLSRGLYIVRVVGTSLVQRVVRE
- a CDS encoding DUF2264 domain-containing protein, producing MNRRNFVGRAATGLSALAVPASGWAAASPPEAAHSSARPTNDRAYWLATLLRVVESVLTNAAAGRLKATMPVEAAPGQQEGRRAVTHLEALGRTLTGLAPWLELKDVPADEAARQQRAAEQARQAIAHAVSPQDADFLNFNQGGQPVVDAAFLAHALLRAPSHLWEKLPAAAQTQLVQALQSTRVIKPVYSNWLLFSAIIEAALLKFTGSGDLMRMDYAIREHQTWYKGDGTYGDGPDFHWDYYNSYVIQPMLLDVVGTLVAAGKERPELLETLRTRARRYAAVQERLVAPDGSFAAFGRSLAYRCGAFQHLAQCALQGLLPEALPAGQARGALTAVIRRTLEAPGTFDAQGWLQIGLCGHQPGIGETYISTGSLYLCTTAFLPLGLPATHAFWASPAQDWTARRIWSGQDVHTDHAL
- a CDS encoding DUF4861 domain-containing protein, translated to MKPLLFALPLAALGLGAALAPAPTATITVRNKLRLARQSETISLPLAQLPAAVRQLAPASLRVREAKANKLLVSQLMDNNGDGKPDELLFQTEVPAGATLAFTVAASGEPVPASPLTTFARFVPERTDDFAWENDRVAFRTYGPNAQELYDKKDPAGTLSSGIDCWLKRVSYPIIDKWYGRHVHEKPFAYHTDTGEGYDPYHVGSSRGVGGTGVLVGDKLYTSRNFASYKVLATGPIRTVFELTYAPWEANGRQVTEKKIISLDLGSNLTRYEEQIAADKPLPNCTIGLTLHEAKGDVKADRPAGWCRYWEKIDDSYLGTGVVVAPSYVLDYQDHRSAEKDQSQLYMVTKPQQGTVIFYAGFGWQKSGQFASAAAWDAYLAEFAQRLASPLVVTWK
- the kduI gene encoding 5-dehydro-4-deoxy-D-glucuronate isomerase, coding for MTQRFAIGPRETARLDTAGLRQHFLLENIFTPGAIELTYTHYDRMLVGGAMPTEVPLALSCPESLKASYFLERRELGALNVGGAGEIVVDGTTYALGSQDCLYVGRGSQQVAFRSLDAASPAKFYLLSAPAHKEYPTTRRTQAEATPVEMGALETANQRTIYKYIFSEGIASCQLVMGLTQLKPGSVWNTMPSHVHDRRMEAYLYFNLPAGQRVLHLLGEPSETRPLWVSNEQAILSPPWSIHTGCGTSAYAFIWGMAGENLEYTDMNAVALADLR
- the kduD gene encoding 2-dehydro-3-deoxy-D-gluconate 5-dehydrogenase KduD, giving the protein MQLSSFDLTGRLALVTGANRGIGQGIALGLAEAGADIIGVSASLAADGGDTGRQVQALGRQFHAYQADFSQRPSADAFTQQVLADFERIDILVNNAGIIRRAPAAEHSDADWDDVLSVNLDAPFRLARAVGGRMLQQGGGKIIFTASLLTFQGGINVPGYAASKGAIGSLVKALANEWAGRGVHVNAIAPGYIATDNTNALRQDADRSASILSRIPAGRWGEPADFKGPAVFLASPASDYVHGTILTVDGGWMGR
- the fbaA gene encoding class II fructose-bisphosphate aldolase, producing MANSTLTGLRAGVLHGDEVQALFQHAKTHGYALPAVNVTGTDTVNGVLEAARDLNSPVIIQFSNGGAQFFAGKGLANDKQQASIAGGISGAHHVHLMAEAYGVPVILHTDHAAKKLLPWIDGLLDAGEKYYAEHGQPLFSSHMLDLSEEPIEENIHICKEYLARMAKIGMTLEIELGVTGGEEDGVDNSDVDSSKLYTQPEEVAYAYEQLSEISPRFTIAAAFGNVHGVYKPGNVKLQPKILHNSQEHLRQKHSIEAALPIDFVFHGGSGSSQEEIREAIGYGAIKMNIDTDLQWAFWEGIKNYYVKNEGYLQSQIGNPSGPDSPNKKYYDPRVWLREGEKTFVARLKAAFEDLNAVNRRP